A window of the Algoriphagus halophilus genome harbors these coding sequences:
- a CDS encoding WD40/YVTN/BNR-like repeat-containing protein, which translates to MLKKLLITAFLLPMSIWAFSQDLTPLLNSYKFRNVGPLRGGRVTAVAGVASKPSLFYMGATGGGVWKTEDYGITWENISDGYFPTPSIGAISVYQKQPEIIYVGTGSDGLRSNVITGKGVYKSTDEGKTWDFIGLKDAGQIGSVEIHPDNPDIVYVAAIGQAFEKNEERGVFKTMDGGKTWDKVFYHSDSVGVSDLELAPDDPNTIYAGAWRGERKPWTITSGSTEGGVYKSTDGGNTWSKLSNGLPTELTGKIDFAVSPADPDVVYANIEASDNQGGLYRSADRGASWEFVSDNPNLTNRPFYYTNIYANPKDANTVYNNSLRFLRSFDGGKTWNSISTPHGDNHDIWINPNDTTIWIQSNDGGANITLNSGKSWSTQFNQPTAELYTVEVDDQYPYWLYAGQQDNYSAIAVPSMPPSSVQAGPNSFIINVGGCETGPAVPKPGNPNIVYSNCKGRFGVYDKTSGQELQYYVGATNIYGHNPKDLKFRFQRVAPIHVSPHNPDVVYHTSQYVHKTTDDGKTWEIISPDLTAFDPDTQVVPGSPITRDVTGEEYYSTIYAIRESPIQEGLIWVGANDGPVHVTKDGGKTWENVTPNMPKGGRVDAVEPSPHDPAKAYVSVLRYLLGDDKPYIYKTEDYGQTWTLLTTGSNGIPEDYPTLVMREDPVKEGILYAGTQFGLFISMNDGETWTAFESNLPVTPITDIKIHQDDLVMSTMGRGFWILDNLVSLRGITSIGSQGVVFFQPKTAIRNYLSARSETNGPEYPRAAANLDYYLEDKAENLRLEIINENGEVVHAYQADGPKEPEVDTTRNMSTEFTEAPASKGLPNKAGMNHFNWNMRHQGGWDKDPKKAYIGNGPMVSTGTYTARLIADDQVLEEKFDVVLDPRVTLVSDEDVAEQERLSLQIQSFRDEVEQLIVAIEEEQEALKLVLENENPAKNVENRKKQLDEIYYELVTPEGTYMQPMLQDQARYLGSMLGRADQKPGKDAYERLVELQEKFNEVKSIYERMK; encoded by the coding sequence ATGCTAAAAAAGCTACTTATCACCGCCTTTTTGTTACCGATGAGTATTTGGGCCTTTTCCCAAGATCTCACTCCTTTATTGAATTCATATAAATTTCGAAATGTGGGGCCTTTACGTGGAGGTAGAGTGACTGCCGTAGCCGGGGTTGCTTCAAAACCTTCTTTGTTTTATATGGGAGCAACTGGAGGTGGTGTATGGAAAACAGAAGATTATGGGATCACTTGGGAGAATATCTCGGATGGATATTTCCCAACTCCTTCCATCGGGGCCATTTCCGTTTATCAAAAACAGCCTGAAATTATTTATGTGGGCACGGGTTCAGATGGACTTCGCTCCAATGTCATTACCGGTAAAGGGGTATATAAATCCACGGATGAAGGTAAAACCTGGGATTTCATTGGTTTAAAAGATGCAGGTCAGATCGGATCGGTAGAAATACATCCTGATAATCCAGATATTGTGTATGTAGCTGCAATTGGTCAGGCATTTGAAAAAAATGAAGAAAGAGGGGTCTTTAAAACTATGGATGGAGGAAAAACCTGGGACAAGGTTTTCTATCATTCCGATAGTGTTGGTGTTTCCGATTTGGAATTGGCTCCTGATGATCCAAATACCATTTATGCAGGTGCTTGGAGAGGGGAGCGAAAGCCATGGACGATTACTTCAGGTTCCACTGAGGGCGGAGTTTACAAGTCCACTGATGGCGGTAATACATGGAGTAAGCTCAGCAATGGCCTTCCCACTGAATTAACAGGAAAAATCGATTTTGCAGTTTCACCGGCGGATCCGGATGTAGTATATGCAAATATTGAGGCTTCGGATAATCAAGGAGGTTTATATCGATCTGCAGATCGAGGTGCTAGCTGGGAGTTTGTATCCGATAATCCCAATTTGACCAACAGGCCTTTTTACTATACCAATATTTACGCGAATCCAAAAGATGCCAATACGGTTTATAATAATTCGCTGCGCTTTTTGAGATCCTTTGATGGTGGAAAGACCTGGAATTCCATTTCTACTCCACATGGAGATAATCATGACATTTGGATTAACCCAAATGATACTACCATTTGGATCCAATCAAATGATGGAGGAGCCAACATCACGTTAAACTCTGGTAAAAGTTGGTCTACCCAGTTCAACCAGCCTACTGCCGAATTGTACACTGTAGAGGTTGATGATCAATATCCTTATTGGTTATATGCTGGACAGCAAGATAATTACAGTGCGATTGCGGTGCCAAGCATGCCTCCTTCCAGCGTGCAGGCTGGGCCTAATTCTTTTATTATTAATGTGGGGGGATGTGAAACAGGACCTGCAGTTCCAAAGCCTGGAAACCCAAATATTGTTTATTCTAATTGTAAAGGCCGTTTTGGGGTATATGATAAAACCTCTGGACAAGAATTACAATATTATGTGGGGGCAACCAATATTTACGGGCATAACCCCAAAGACTTGAAGTTCAGATTTCAGAGAGTTGCTCCGATTCATGTGTCTCCTCATAATCCAGATGTGGTCTATCATACTTCTCAGTATGTTCATAAAACTACAGATGATGGGAAGACTTGGGAGATCATTTCTCCTGATCTTACGGCATTTGATCCGGATACTCAGGTGGTGCCAGGATCACCTATCACGCGAGATGTAACTGGCGAGGAGTATTACAGTACCATTTATGCAATTAGAGAATCTCCTATTCAGGAAGGGTTGATTTGGGTAGGTGCAAATGACGGCCCTGTACACGTGACCAAAGATGGAGGTAAGACTTGGGAAAATGTGACTCCAAATATGCCTAAAGGTGGAAGAGTAGATGCGGTGGAGCCATCACCTCATGACCCTGCAAAAGCCTATGTATCTGTTTTGCGTTATCTGTTAGGAGATGACAAGCCTTATATTTATAAGACCGAAGATTATGGCCAAACCTGGACCTTATTGACTACAGGTTCTAATGGAATTCCAGAGGATTATCCCACTTTGGTGATGAGAGAGGATCCAGTAAAAGAAGGCATTTTATATGCAGGAACTCAATTTGGTTTATTTATTTCTATGAATGATGGAGAGACTTGGACAGCTTTTGAAAGTAATCTTCCTGTAACTCCTATTACAGATATTAAGATTCATCAAGATGATTTGGTGATGTCCACCATGGGTAGGGGTTTCTGGATTTTGGATAATCTGGTCAGCTTGAGAGGGATTACTAGCATCGGTTCTCAAGGGGTAGTGTTTTTTCAGCCAAAAACTGCCATCAGAAATTACCTTTCTGCGAGAAGTGAAACAAATGGGCCTGAATATCCAAGAGCTGCTGCAAATCTGGATTACTACTTAGAAGATAAAGCAGAGAATCTCCGCTTGGAAATAATCAACGAAAATGGAGAAGTGGTACATGCCTATCAAGCAGATGGCCCTAAAGAACCGGAAGTTGATACCACCAGAAATATGTCAACGGAATTTACTGAAGCTCCTGCTTCAAAAGGTCTTCCCAATAAGGCCGGCATGAATCATTTCAACTGGAACATGAGACATCAAGGCGGGTGGGATAAAGATCCGAAAAAAGCGTACATAGGAAATGGACCTATGGTTTCTACAGGTACTTATACCGCAAGGTTGATCGCCGATGATCAGGTACTGGAAGAGAAATTTGATGTGGTGTTGGACCCAAGAGTGACGCTTGTTTCGGATGAAGATGTGGCGGAACAAGAGCGATTGTCTCTACAGATTCAATCATTCAGAGATGAGGTTGAACAATTGATCGTGGCTATCGAAGAAGAGCAAGAAGCCCTCAAATTGGTGCTGGAGAATGAAAACCCGGCTAAGAATGTAGAAAATAGGAAGAAGCAGCTGGATGAAATTTATTATGAATTGGTAACTCCTGAAGGGACTTACATGCAACCAATGCTTCAGGATCAAGCCAGGTACTTAGGTTCTATGCTTGGAAGAGCAGACCAAAAACCAGGAAAAGATGCGTATGAGAGATTAGTGGAATTGCAAGAGAAATTCAATGAGGTAAAATCAATTTATGAGAGGATGAAATAA
- a CDS encoding cyclase family protein: MAEIIDLSQEIYSGMPTYHSLPPVTISTYSTHEQWDKIENPSTQTPSVLNLEMSEHTGTHVDALNHMGREFSSGSIDRMPLSMFYTEGVCLDLSHKGLQELISTQDLIAALEKSDLQIKKGDTVLLYTDHYRKYYQTENWGKGPGLTEEATRWLGDQKIAAFGVETMSPGIPKITNKEVHHICGELGFTHYENMINLDQLVGRGRFRFIALPLKIKGGTGSPVRAVAVFE, encoded by the coding sequence ATGGCTGAAATTATTGACTTATCGCAGGAAATCTATTCGGGAATGCCAACCTACCATTCCCTACCCCCTGTAACTATATCTACCTATTCCACTCATGAGCAATGGGATAAAATTGAGAATCCTAGCACCCAAACACCCAGTGTATTAAATCTGGAAATGAGTGAACATACCGGAACGCATGTAGATGCGCTCAACCATATGGGTAGAGAATTTTCGAGTGGTTCCATTGACAGGATGCCCTTATCCATGTTTTACACGGAGGGGGTCTGCTTGGACCTTTCCCACAAAGGCCTTCAAGAATTAATCAGTACCCAAGATTTAATAGCTGCTTTAGAAAAAAGCGATCTTCAGATCAAGAAAGGGGATACAGTTTTACTTTATACAGATCATTACCGGAAATACTACCAAACAGAGAATTGGGGGAAAGGGCCAGGATTAACAGAGGAAGCTACTCGATGGTTAGGCGATCAAAAAATTGCTGCATTTGGAGTGGAGACCATGTCTCCTGGTATTCCTAAAATCACCAATAAAGAGGTGCATCATATCTGTGGAGAATTGGGCTTTACACATTATGAGAATATGATCAATTTAGATCAACTCGTAGGTAGAGGGAGGTTTCGTTTTATAGCTTTGCCTTTAAAAATCAAAGGTGGTACAGGGTCTCCTGTAAGGGCAGTGGCAGTATTTGAGTAA
- a CDS encoding RNA polymerase sigma-70 factor, protein MQTSDQMIFQSIKSGDEKALEMLFKEYYQPLCRYANSYLEDPADAEEVVQSCFIKLWEKRENISIQSSVKSYLYQIIRNACLNEIKHQKVKKNYGDMIIQQGEQHSEASDQSTLKGELEEKIALALQSLPQQCRLIFTMSRFEELKYQEIADQLNLSIKTVENQMGKALKLMRAQLQEYLPLIALLLHIILE, encoded by the coding sequence ATGCAAACAAGCGATCAAATGATTTTTCAGTCGATCAAGTCAGGTGATGAAAAAGCACTGGAGATGTTATTTAAAGAATATTATCAGCCCTTATGTCGCTATGCGAATTCCTATCTGGAAGATCCTGCTGATGCCGAAGAAGTAGTACAATCCTGCTTTATCAAGCTTTGGGAAAAAAGAGAAAACATTTCCATCCAAAGTTCGGTCAAATCCTATCTCTATCAGATTATCCGAAATGCCTGTCTCAATGAGATCAAGCATCAGAAGGTCAAGAAGAATTATGGAGATATGATAATCCAACAGGGAGAACAGCATAGTGAAGCTTCTGATCAAAGCACCTTGAAAGGAGAATTGGAGGAAAAAATTGCCCTTGCACTTCAATCCTTACCCCAACAATGTCGGTTAATATTCACCATGAGTAGATTTGAGGAGTTGAAATACCAAGAGATTGCTGATCAATTAAATTTATCGATTAAAACAGTAGAAAATCAAATGGGAAAAGCACTGAAACTCATGCGGGCCCAGTTGCAGGAATACCTTCCTTTGATTGCCCTACTACTTCATATCATATTAGAATGA
- a CDS encoding beta-L-arabinofuranosidase domain-containing protein, whose amino-acid sequence MRKDFYFRWSIFLLISLGLLSCSSENPQESTTLQAHYLSNRAPLKPNPYLELPLGSIKPNGWLKEQLERMASGMTGNLDTVYPEVVGERNGWLGGDGDGWERGPYWIDGLLPLAFILDDDELREKAMKWVNWTLTHQAESGYIGPVPFEEDPTPEAGIQKGPRKDWWPKMVMLKILKQYYQATHDARVIEVLTKYFHYQLNELPSHPLDELSFWANRRAGDNLEVIYWLYNITGDQKLLDLGELVQEQTFPWQQVFESEPNDYVFADIWEYNQGKRYPYDATEISRLNLAQVPGLHTVNVAQGLKQPVVYYQKSGDPSAVNSVKNALAMLKKYHGQPQGMYGGDEPLHGNSPVQGIEFCSISEEMFSLETILKITGDASFADLLEKITYNALPTQASDDFTSRQYFQAANQVVLSDEMDYSYETEHHGGTDFVFGELTGYPCCTTNMHQSWPKFVQNLFYATPDAGVAALLYAPSSVELLVGNGERLQIKETTGFPFRESIQFELNLSATSDFPFHLRIPSWAVNPTILINGESVAFENKNGIAIIQRTWQDGDQVELNLPMQLKSSTWYEGMVAIERGPLVYSLKIEGETKTKDRNDRFRAFQEVYPLDPWNYGLKESTLNDLESSVKVQENPWDGSYPWNLENAPIQLTLPAYQIPSWKLINQASTDLNLENLGEGREVVLVPYGTTTLRITEFPLIKSE is encoded by the coding sequence ATGCGAAAAGACTTTTACTTCAGATGGTCAATTTTTCTTTTAATCAGCCTAGGGTTACTCTCTTGTAGCTCTGAAAATCCCCAGGAGTCGACCACCTTACAGGCCCATTATTTAAGCAATCGCGCTCCTTTGAAACCAAATCCCTATCTGGAACTTCCTCTGGGAAGTATTAAACCCAATGGTTGGCTAAAGGAGCAATTGGAAAGAATGGCGAGTGGGATGACTGGAAATCTGGATACCGTGTATCCCGAAGTAGTAGGAGAGCGAAATGGCTGGTTAGGAGGTGATGGTGACGGTTGGGAGCGAGGACCTTATTGGATTGATGGCTTGCTACCTTTGGCATTTATTTTAGACGATGATGAATTGAGGGAAAAAGCTATGAAGTGGGTGAATTGGACATTGACCCATCAAGCGGAAAGTGGGTATATTGGACCTGTTCCATTTGAGGAAGACCCTACTCCGGAAGCAGGTATCCAAAAAGGGCCAAGGAAAGATTGGTGGCCAAAGATGGTGATGCTTAAGATTTTAAAACAATATTATCAAGCAACCCATGATGCCCGCGTGATCGAGGTGCTTACCAAGTATTTTCATTATCAGTTAAACGAATTGCCTTCTCATCCTCTGGATGAACTTTCGTTTTGGGCCAATCGAAGGGCTGGGGACAACTTGGAAGTGATCTATTGGTTGTACAATATCACTGGTGATCAAAAGTTACTGGATCTTGGAGAGTTGGTTCAGGAGCAAACATTTCCTTGGCAGCAGGTATTCGAAAGTGAGCCCAATGACTATGTTTTTGCGGATATATGGGAATATAATCAAGGCAAAAGATACCCTTATGACGCTACTGAAATCTCTCGATTGAATTTAGCTCAAGTTCCAGGCTTACATACAGTCAATGTGGCGCAAGGTCTAAAACAGCCTGTGGTTTATTATCAGAAATCAGGCGATCCCAGTGCAGTGAACTCGGTTAAGAATGCGTTGGCAATGCTCAAAAAATATCACGGGCAGCCTCAAGGAATGTATGGAGGGGATGAACCCCTTCATGGGAATAGCCCGGTTCAAGGAATTGAATTTTGCTCGATTTCTGAGGAAATGTTTTCGTTGGAGACTATCCTGAAAATTACGGGAGATGCCAGTTTTGCAGATCTATTAGAAAAAATTACTTACAATGCCTTACCGACCCAAGCCTCTGATGATTTTACTAGCCGTCAATATTTTCAGGCTGCAAACCAAGTAGTTCTTTCAGACGAGATGGATTACTCTTATGAGACGGAGCATCACGGGGGGACTGATTTTGTATTTGGGGAGCTGACTGGTTATCCTTGCTGCACGACGAATATGCATCAATCTTGGCCTAAGTTTGTCCAGAATCTATTTTATGCTACTCCTGATGCGGGGGTTGCCGCTTTGTTGTACGCACCAAGTTCTGTAGAACTATTGGTAGGAAACGGAGAGAGATTACAAATAAAAGAAACAACCGGTTTTCCTTTTCGAGAATCTATTCAATTTGAGTTGAACCTTTCTGCTACCTCCGATTTTCCATTTCATTTAAGAATTCCAAGCTGGGCGGTAAATCCGACAATACTTATTAATGGGGAGTCGGTCGCGTTTGAAAATAAAAATGGAATCGCAATCATTCAGAGAACATGGCAGGATGGAGACCAAGTGGAGCTCAATTTACCCATGCAATTAAAATCTTCGACTTGGTATGAAGGAATGGTGGCAATAGAACGTGGTCCACTGGTCTACAGTTTGAAAATAGAGGGAGAAACGAAAACAAAAGATAGAAATGATAGATTCCGGGCCTTTCAGGAGGTCTATCCTCTAGATCCCTGGAATTATGGATTAAAAGAGTCCACTTTGAATGATTTGGAAAGTTCTGTGAAAGTGCAAGAAAACCCCTGGGATGGCAGTTATCCTTGGAACCTTGAAAACGCCCCAATTCAATTGACTTTACCAGCATATCAGATTCCTTCTTGGAAATTGATCAATCAAGCATCCACTGACTTAAACCTTGAAAATCTGGGCGAGGGTCGAGAGGTAGTTTTAGTACCCTACGGGACCACGACACTTCGAATTACGGAGTTCCCTTTGATAAAATCAGAATGA
- a CDS encoding FecR family protein, with amino-acid sequence MMSEQEEFYIDSLIAKYIVGEISLSEEKELKEWCALSEENQKVLDDELLIFQKANLGSDQQFDADLAWSKIQPKIHPPKKGKQIFFTPWRIAASLILICAVSFLIYQQLSAPEEFTYLSENQVETQILPDQTQLSLNRDSEVSVEYNERKKTGLIKLSGESLISIPEDKKVKWQVQVNELFIEDIGTVFNVKAYPTSPLVEVSVLEGEVRMYLQSNEGIQLLAGEKGTFNKNSGNFSKEEADANVDSYSTKSFSYFNQDLASVVAQLSEVYQTEIILEGNIGNCRLTVDFENEDLDTILSIISETLNLDITRNGSDIVLSGAACN; translated from the coding sequence ATGATGAGCGAGCAGGAAGAATTCTATATTGACAGCCTTATCGCCAAATACATAGTTGGTGAAATCAGTCTTTCAGAAGAAAAAGAACTGAAGGAATGGTGCGCCCTATCGGAGGAGAATCAAAAAGTGCTGGATGATGAATTATTGATTTTTCAAAAAGCAAATCTAGGTTCCGACCAGCAGTTTGACGCAGACCTTGCCTGGAGTAAAATTCAGCCAAAAATCCACCCGCCTAAAAAAGGAAAGCAAATTTTCTTTACTCCATGGAGGATTGCTGCCAGTTTGATCCTCATATGCGCAGTATCTTTCTTGATATATCAACAGCTTTCCGCTCCTGAAGAATTTACTTATTTGAGCGAGAATCAAGTGGAGACGCAAATTCTTCCAGATCAAACCCAACTCTCTTTAAATCGGGATTCAGAGGTAAGTGTAGAATACAATGAGCGTAAAAAAACTGGGCTGATTAAACTAAGCGGAGAATCCTTGATTTCCATTCCTGAGGACAAAAAAGTAAAATGGCAGGTTCAAGTCAATGAATTATTTATTGAGGATATAGGTACAGTCTTTAATGTGAAGGCTTACCCAACTAGTCCTTTGGTAGAAGTATCTGTTTTGGAAGGGGAAGTAAGGATGTATTTACAATCAAACGAGGGAATTCAACTTCTAGCAGGAGAAAAGGGGACATTTAACAAAAACTCAGGCAATTTCTCGAAAGAAGAAGCAGATGCCAATGTGGATTCATATAGTACAAAATCCTTTTCCTATTTCAACCAGGATTTGGCTTCAGTAGTAGCCCAGTTGAGTGAAGTTTATCAAACTGAGATTATTTTGGAAGGGAACATTGGAAACTGCCGCTTGACTGTCGATTTTGAAAATGAAGACCTGGACACCATTTTGTCTATTATTTCTGAAACGCTTAATTTAGATATCACAAGAAACGGGAGTGATATCGTACTTTCAGGAGCAGCCTGCAATTAA
- a CDS encoding peptidase associated/transthyretin-like domain-containing protein produces the protein MRHTFYRPIIAIIMLLGSYHTIVGQQTSLLEKRVTIEAQEEPLDGFLNRLSKEVGGVFSYSPSTLDVNRNITGNFSDQSCREVLEEVFDGAVNYKQKGVYLILTPAPPAEKEITISGYVVDEQSGERIKNATVYNPITLQSSTTDEFGFFQFQVKNPAEENFQLIVNKKDYADTLLVESRNSRFQKIFLKAEGENASPIVRSLTEPMKNFWAWTSNSVGFTNLENVQDTLSRGFQVSFVPFIGTNRKISGSVVNNFSLNILGGFSGGTNKAEMGGLFNINRRNVQYFQAAGLFNQVGGTVKGFQVAGLTNINLDAVTGFQAAGIGNFSSGPVSGVQAASVLNIITSDLKGVQLAGVTNYTHHDVKGGQISAVLNIAKNVQGFQLGLFNYSDSTSGIPIGLISFVRKGYHKVEIGADEMLPLNISLRTGTRGFYNMIFAGVRPERADSVTWAFGYGVGSSPKLVNKLFLNIELSSQQLLKGNLEALNLINRGYLGLDYQFANKVGIFAGPSINWRVFDSSYSDHPELFSYTSPKIISEQDYRDDIKSQLWWGFRAGIRFF, from the coding sequence ATGAGACATACCTTTTACCGGCCTATTATAGCCATCATAATGTTGCTAGGCAGCTACCATACCATTGTTGGTCAGCAAACATCTTTACTGGAAAAAAGGGTTACCATTGAGGCACAGGAGGAGCCATTGGACGGGTTTCTAAACAGGCTTTCTAAAGAGGTGGGAGGGGTATTTTCTTACAGTCCTTCTACCCTGGATGTCAACAGAAATATTACAGGTAATTTTTCAGATCAATCCTGTAGGGAAGTATTGGAAGAAGTTTTTGATGGAGCAGTCAACTATAAACAAAAAGGGGTTTATCTAATATTGACCCCAGCTCCTCCCGCTGAAAAAGAAATAACCATCAGTGGTTATGTGGTGGACGAACAATCCGGAGAGCGTATAAAAAATGCCACGGTGTATAACCCCATCACCCTACAATCTTCTACTACTGATGAATTTGGTTTTTTCCAATTTCAGGTAAAAAATCCTGCGGAGGAAAATTTCCAGTTGATCGTCAACAAAAAAGATTATGCTGACACGCTATTGGTAGAAAGTAGAAACTCCAGATTTCAAAAAATCTTTTTGAAGGCAGAAGGTGAAAATGCCTCTCCGATTGTCCGAAGTCTCACGGAACCCATGAAAAATTTCTGGGCTTGGACTTCCAATTCTGTGGGTTTTACCAACCTTGAAAATGTTCAGGACACCTTATCCCGTGGATTTCAGGTATCTTTTGTCCCTTTTATTGGAACCAACCGGAAAATAAGCGGATCTGTAGTCAATAACTTTTCACTCAATATTTTGGGAGGTTTCTCAGGTGGAACCAACAAAGCTGAAATGGGCGGACTTTTTAACATCAACCGCAGAAATGTACAATATTTTCAAGCTGCTGGTCTTTTCAACCAAGTAGGCGGAACGGTAAAAGGATTCCAAGTAGCTGGATTAACCAATATCAACCTAGATGCGGTGACAGGGTTTCAAGCAGCAGGAATAGGTAATTTTTCCTCGGGTCCAGTTTCTGGAGTTCAAGCGGCAAGCGTATTGAATATCATCACCTCAGATCTAAAAGGAGTACAATTGGCAGGAGTTACCAATTACACGCATCATGATGTAAAAGGCGGACAAATCTCTGCTGTCCTCAATATTGCCAAAAATGTCCAGGGCTTTCAATTGGGCTTATTCAACTATTCAGACAGCACTTCCGGAATCCCCATTGGCCTGATCAGTTTTGTCAGAAAAGGATACCACAAAGTGGAAATTGGAGCAGATGAAATGTTGCCTTTAAACATCTCATTGAGAACAGGCACGAGAGGGTTTTATAATATGATTTTTGCTGGAGTAAGACCTGAAAGAGCAGATTCAGTCACTTGGGCATTCGGATACGGAGTAGGAAGCTCTCCCAAATTGGTAAATAAGTTATTTCTCAATATCGAATTGAGTTCACAGCAGCTTTTGAAAGGAAATTTGGAAGCCTTAAACTTGATCAACCGAGGCTATTTGGGATTGGATTATCAGTTCGCCAATAAAGTTGGAATCTTCGCAGGCCCTAGCATCAATTGGAGAGTTTTCGATAGTTCGTATTCAGATCATCCAGAATTATTTTCTTATACTTCTCCAAAAATCATCTCTGAACAAGACTACCGAGATGATATTAAATCACAGCTTTGGTGGGGTTTCCGGGCTGGAATCCGCTTTTTTTAA
- a CDS encoding heparinase II/III domain-containing protein, with product MSLSYFSRFLLLFLFLISTTPSIAQKTSPSLFISKNPKTNTPFLQAVQIEFLKVADGVAALPTLPRELTGRRLLSVSRAYLKRITYLGYAFQLTGDEKYLKAVEKNLLAAADFQDWNPSHFLDVAEMTMAMGIGYDWVHVDLSEESAQKIREAIVEKGLKPSLAEDYWWINTTNNWNQVCHASLAVGAWAVSDYYPELAKEILARSEEKIHIPEAQYNPDGAYPEGTSYWEYGTTFHVLYLDAFRKKHPELGLPVSEGFLKTGNYFLHAHGPTGSFNYSDSRQSEVMSAGMYWFASKTQQPSLLFKQIPLLQEFLDQKRTLDPANTSNRFFIFLMIWLSELDTTVIPTPDQLTWTGNGENPVSFQRSGWTKDAIYVGTKAGSPEVSHGHMDIGSFVMDAKGVRWAIDLGMNDYNALESQGVNIWDGEQDGERWSVFRYTNYSHNTLVVDSALQNIHGKAEILKVKDKKSLKSTSLDLSEVYENHLKSAERTTLIKKGREVRIVDEIQNNSDISKVRWGMMTYDAIRFNGKNQAIISKGEEKLKLEVIYPKNAQLQLYPVNPTAKGEETNEGMILIGFETTLSPDQKQKLEVRLIPMN from the coding sequence ATGTCTCTATCCTATTTTAGTAGATTTCTTTTACTCTTTCTTTTTTTGATTTCTACTACTCCCTCAATAGCTCAAAAGACAAGTCCTTCTCTGTTCATTTCAAAAAATCCTAAAACCAACACCCCGTTTCTTCAAGCGGTTCAGATTGAATTTTTGAAAGTGGCAGATGGAGTTGCGGCTTTACCTACTTTACCCCGTGAATTGACCGGAAGGAGGTTATTAAGTGTAAGTCGGGCATATTTGAAGCGGATCACTTATCTTGGCTATGCCTTTCAGCTTACTGGTGATGAAAAATACTTAAAGGCAGTAGAAAAAAATCTATTGGCAGCGGCTGATTTTCAGGATTGGAATCCTTCACATTTTTTGGATGTAGCAGAAATGACCATGGCCATGGGGATTGGTTATGACTGGGTACATGTAGACTTATCCGAGGAATCAGCACAAAAAATAAGAGAAGCCATTGTGGAGAAAGGACTAAAACCATCCTTGGCTGAAGATTATTGGTGGATCAACACTACGAATAATTGGAATCAGGTCTGCCATGCTTCCCTCGCTGTAGGAGCCTGGGCTGTGTCAGATTATTATCCTGAATTGGCCAAAGAGATTCTAGCTAGATCGGAAGAAAAAATCCATATTCCAGAAGCCCAATACAATCCGGATGGAGCTTATCCTGAAGGCACTTCCTATTGGGAATATGGCACCACCTTTCATGTGCTTTACCTTGATGCATTTCGGAAAAAGCATCCAGAATTGGGGTTGCCTGTTTCTGAAGGTTTTTTGAAAACCGGGAATTATTTTCTACATGCTCATGGACCTACGGGTAGCTTCAACTATTCTGATTCCAGACAAAGTGAGGTGATGTCAGCAGGGATGTATTGGTTTGCTTCCAAGACCCAGCAACCTAGTTTGCTATTTAAACAGATTCCCTTGCTTCAGGAATTTTTGGATCAAAAGAGAACCTTGGATCCGGCGAATACTTCGAATCGTTTTTTCATATTCTTAATGATCTGGCTTTCAGAATTGGATACCACAGTTATCCCTACTCCGGACCAATTGACCTGGACTGGGAATGGTGAAAACCCCGTCAGTTTCCAAAGAAGTGGCTGGACCAAAGATGCTATTTATGTAGGTACCAAAGCCGGTTCACCCGAAGTAAGTCACGGTCATATGGATATCGGGAGTTTTGTCATGGATGCCAAGGGAGTAAGATGGGCAATAGACCTAGGCATGAATGATTACAACGCATTGGAATCTCAGGGAGTCAATATTTGGGATGGTGAGCAGGATGGTGAGCGCTGGTCTGTATTCCGGTATACTAATTATTCCCACAATACCTTGGTAGTGGACAGCGCCCTTCAAAACATTCATGGAAAGGCTGAAATACTCAAAGTAAAAGATAAAAAGAGCCTGAAATCCACTTCTTTGGATCTTTCCGAAGTGTATGAAAACCACCTAAAAAGCGCCGAAAGAACCACCCTGATCAAAAAAGGAAGAGAAGTAAGAATTGTAGATGAAATTCAAAATAATAGCGATATCTCCAAAGTTCGATGGGGAATGATGACATATGATGCAATAAGATTCAATGGGAAGAACCAAGCAATCATATCTAAAGGAGAAGAAAAATTAAAATTGGAAGTGATTTATCCCAAAAACGCCCAACTTCAATTGTACCCTGTCAATCCCACTGCAAAAGGAGAAGAAACGAATGAGGGAATGATTTTAATAGGATTTGAAACCACACTTTCCCCTGATCAAAAGCAAAAGCTAGAAGTGCGGTTAATCCCTATGAACTAA